Proteins from a genomic interval of Bifidobacterium longum subsp. infantis ATCC 15697 = JCM 1222 = DSM 20088:
- a CDS encoding helix-turn-helix domain-containing protein, which translates to MFSLEERERAVGLYFTTPMTTAQVVEHLGYPTRQCPERRLAKDPRYAGHMAKPIIPLETRLKAIEPVLGGIQQKQAAERLGAGVGAVHGWVRAYRKGGMAALRPQNGNAAQGNKPADPRRRPSATDDDDAEALRRRVEELELENALMREVAEVRRKRPRRRP; encoded by the coding sequence ATGTTCAGTCTTGAGGAACGAGAGCGTGCGGTGGGCCTGTATTTCACCACGCCGATGACCACGGCCCAGGTGGTGGAGCACCTGGGTTATCCGACCAGGCAGTGCCCGGAACGCCGGCTGGCAAAGGATCCCCGGTATGCTGGCCATATGGCCAAACCCATCATCCCCCTGGAGACACGGCTGAAGGCGATCGAACCGGTGCTGGGCGGCATACAGCAGAAACAGGCCGCCGAACGGCTCGGCGCGGGCGTCGGCGCGGTGCATGGCTGGGTCAGGGCGTACCGCAAGGGCGGCATGGCCGCGTTGCGGCCCCAAAACGGGAACGCCGCGCAGGGCAATAAGCCCGCGGACCCCCGTCGCCGGCCGTCCGCAACCGATGATGATGACGCGGAGGCTTTGCGTCGCAGGGTCGAGGAGCTGGAGTTGGAGAACGCGTTGATGCGGGAGGTGGCGGAGGTCCGTAGAAAAAGACCCAGGCGCCGACCTTGA